A stretch of the Terriglobia bacterium genome encodes the following:
- a CDS encoding type II toxin-antitoxin system PemK/MazF family toxin, with translation MRRPVQRYAVYLADLNPLRGREIAKVRPVTVVSQNDMNRFLDTVVICPLTSKLHPLWRGRVPMVCAGRKAEIAVDQIRTISKERLGRRIDELEPATALQLRRLITDW, from the coding sequence GTGAGACGTCCGGTCCAACGCTACGCCGTATATCTCGCCGACCTCAATCCCTTGCGTGGGCGCGAAATCGCGAAAGTGCGGCCCGTCACTGTCGTCAGCCAGAACGACATGAATCGTTTCCTGGACACCGTTGTCATTTGCCCGCTGACCAGCAAGCTGCATCCTCTCTGGCGAGGGCGCGTTCCGATGGTGTGCGCAGGCCGTAAGGCTGAGATTGCTGTCGACCAGATTCGCACGATCAGCAAGGAACGCCTGGGACGCCGGATTGATGAACTGGAACCCGCGACCGCCCTGCAGTTGCGTCGACTGATCACCGATTGGTAA
- a CDS encoding ABC transporter permease, producing MQELSYALRMIRRSPAFYLLAVLIMGLGIGASIAMFSLFDAVFLKPLAFRDADRLVMVWEEALHLGSPRMDVAPANYLDWKEQSKAFEDLAAYLGNAFNMIDGGEPERLDGIQATPNLFSMLGVRPALGRWFDSKEGLPGQAPVTILSYGLWERRFGGDPNIIGRSIRIDDQSYQVVGVMPEGFQFPRGDTQLWMPIQFARTESGPGGRNVHFLKVAGRLRQGASWEQAESEVRTISSRLAEVYPATNKNYSAVVFPLRQEFVRDTRTSLWLLLAAGQLVLLIACANVASMLVTRGLGRTHEIGVRAALGASRWRIARQLVVEGLALSVCGTIAGILAATAVFRFLQRLIPASLAGSVAPSIDGRLLLLGVAVSVLTGVVFGLAPLRAVFRLDLIHTFRGRSIAASHGRGRSVMVGLEMALAIVVVACTGLVVRTILNIQNQNPGFHQDNVLTLRLELTSARYKTVQSRITFYNTVLDHVHALPGVISAGFTTFLPYRNLGGTSGLFVEGSSSQVPLLYRREISPDYLATIGVPLRRGRSFTDQDDANHPPVVIITEGAAKYFDGDPLGQRIGLGTATGPWATVIGIAGDIREEGPELPSQRATVYAPYAQTTSAWFFNPRDLAIHVRGEPLSLADAVKREIRSVDSAQTISQLSTLDGIVDEQVSNRKLQAILLSAFSITALVLAGLGVYALLSFAVRARQREFGVRMALGAQSGDIVSSIFRETFFSLALGSLAGLAMVVIVSRSVASLLYGVTPTDPVALGSSVVLLFAVAFLAAALPAWRSTQIDPLIALRDE from the coding sequence ATGCAAGAGCTGAGTTACGCACTTCGAATGATCCGGCGCAGTCCCGCCTTCTATCTACTGGCAGTGCTGATTATGGGACTCGGCATTGGAGCCAGCATCGCCATGTTCAGCCTGTTTGATGCTGTTTTCCTGAAGCCGCTTGCGTTTCGCGATGCCGATCGTCTCGTCATGGTATGGGAAGAAGCACTTCACTTGGGTTCTCCGCGTATGGACGTTGCCCCCGCGAACTATCTGGATTGGAAGGAGCAGTCCAAAGCGTTTGAGGACCTTGCGGCGTATCTTGGAAACGCATTCAACATGATCGATGGCGGAGAGCCCGAGCGACTGGACGGCATTCAAGCCACGCCGAATTTGTTTTCAATGCTCGGTGTCCGGCCTGCGCTGGGGCGCTGGTTCGACAGCAAGGAGGGATTGCCCGGCCAGGCGCCGGTGACGATTCTGAGTTATGGCCTCTGGGAACGCCGATTCGGCGGCGACCCGAACATCATCGGCCGATCGATACGCATCGATGATCAGTCGTATCAGGTCGTCGGCGTGATGCCGGAAGGATTTCAGTTTCCGCGGGGCGACACCCAGCTCTGGATGCCGATCCAGTTCGCGCGCACCGAGTCCGGGCCCGGCGGGCGAAATGTTCATTTTCTGAAAGTTGCCGGACGGCTCAGGCAAGGCGCCTCATGGGAGCAGGCTGAAAGCGAAGTGCGGACAATTTCGAGCCGTCTGGCAGAAGTGTATCCGGCGACGAATAAGAATTACAGTGCGGTTGTATTCCCTCTACGCCAGGAATTCGTTCGAGATACGCGGACATCACTGTGGCTTCTGCTGGCCGCCGGCCAGTTGGTACTGCTGATCGCGTGCGCGAACGTCGCGAGCATGCTTGTGACGCGGGGGCTTGGGCGAACCCATGAGATCGGGGTTCGGGCGGCGCTCGGAGCAAGCCGCTGGCGTATCGCGCGTCAACTCGTCGTCGAGGGTCTCGCTCTTTCCGTTTGCGGGACGATTGCCGGTATTCTGGCGGCGACCGCCGTTTTCCGATTTCTCCAGCGCCTCATTCCGGCCTCGCTCGCCGGATCGGTCGCGCCGTCCATCGATGGCCGTCTGCTGTTGTTAGGTGTGGCTGTCTCCGTCCTAACTGGAGTGGTATTCGGCCTGGCGCCTTTGCGCGCGGTGTTCCGGTTGGACCTCATTCATACGTTCAGGGGGCGCAGCATAGCCGCTTCGCATGGCCGGGGCCGAAGCGTGATGGTTGGATTGGAAATGGCTTTAGCAATCGTTGTCGTCGCCTGCACGGGCCTTGTTGTCCGGACCATCCTGAACATCCAGAATCAGAATCCGGGATTTCACCAGGACAACGTCCTGACGCTTCGGCTGGAGCTGACTTCGGCGCGATACAAAACGGTTCAGAGTCGAATCACTTTCTACAACACCGTCCTGGATCATGTTCACGCACTACCGGGAGTGATCTCCGCTGGTTTCACGACTTTCCTGCCGTATCGGAATCTGGGCGGGACAAGCGGCCTCTTTGTCGAAGGAAGCTCGAGCCAGGTTCCGCTTTTGTACCGGCGGGAGATCAGCCCCGATTATCTTGCCACGATCGGTGTTCCGCTCCGAAGAGGACGGAGTTTCACGGATCAGGACGATGCGAACCATCCGCCGGTCGTTATCATTACCGAAGGGGCGGCCAAATACTTCGACGGTGACCCGCTCGGGCAACGTATCGGGTTAGGAACGGCAACCGGGCCTTGGGCCACCGTCATCGGTATCGCCGGCGATATTCGGGAAGAGGGACCCGAACTTCCTTCGCAACGGGCCACGGTTTACGCTCCATATGCGCAAACGACATCCGCATGGTTCTTCAATCCAAGGGATCTGGCCATCCATGTCCGTGGAGAACCCCTGAGCCTCGCGGATGCCGTGAAACGCGAAATCCGATCTGTCGATTCCGCCCAGACCATCTCGCAACTGTCGACACTCGATGGGATCGTCGACGAACAGGTTTCGAATCGAAAGCTTCAAGCAATCCTGCTTAGCGCATTTTCGATTACCGCCCTGGTGCTGGCGGGTCTGGGTGTATATGCGCTGCTATCGTTCGCCGTACGCGCCCGCCAGAGAGAATTCGGAGTCCGGATGGCTCTGGGAGCGCAATCTGGAGACATTGTCTCTTCGATTTTCCGGGAAACCTTTTTTTCGTTGGCACTCGGATCCCTGGCTGGCCTGGCGATGGTGGTGATTGTGAGCCGGAGCGTGGCAAGTCTTCTTTATGGCGTGACTCCGACAGACCCGGTCGCACTGGGGAGTTCGGTCGTTCTGTTGTTCGCCGTTGCCTTTCTTGCGGCCGCCCTGCCGGCATGGCGATCCACGCAAATCGATCCCCTGATTGCGCTTCGTGACGAATAG
- a CDS encoding DUF3237 domain-containing protein: MKPSPQLTLIMEVRAQVAAPIEISDTGGYRRRIVPIVGGTFEGRGELTVKGRVVPGGADSQMIQPDGLTIADARYLLETEHNQVIYVRNRGVRYAPLEVMRKLLANEPVDPALVYFRTTPVFETGAPELQVLMRSVFAGSGERYPAEVRLDFWKVE; the protein is encoded by the coding sequence ATGAAACCAAGTCCACAACTGACTCTGATCATGGAAGTTCGCGCTCAAGTCGCTGCGCCAATAGAAATCAGCGATACCGGGGGATATCGGCGCCGCATTGTGCCGATTGTGGGTGGAACGTTCGAGGGACGGGGCGAACTGACGGTAAAAGGCCGGGTGGTTCCCGGCGGGGCGGATTCACAGATGATCCAGCCGGATGGCTTGACGATCGCCGATGCACGATACCTCCTCGAAACCGAGCACAATCAGGTGATTTATGTCCGCAATCGCGGCGTCCGCTATGCGCCGCTGGAAGTGATGCGGAAGCTTCTGGCGAATGAGCCCGTCGATCCGGCGCTGGTGTACTTCCGCACGACTCCGGTATTCGAAACGGGCGCGCCCGAGTTGCAAGTCCTCATGCGTTCGGTTTTCGCCGGCAGCGGCGAACGTTATCCCGCCGAAGTCCGCCTCGACTTTTGGAAGGTGGAGTAG
- a CDS encoding helix-turn-helix transcriptional regulator, which translates to MVAINKLSEAPPYAVEQAIKRLGENLRLARIRRRYTLEEVAQKIGTGVRAVMDAEKGKPSTGVAVYAALLWAYDLLQPLEDLANPATDEVGMAHESAKAKTRVRKSGALDNDF; encoded by the coding sequence ATGGTTGCAATCAACAAACTTAGCGAAGCGCCTCCATATGCCGTGGAGCAGGCAATCAAACGGCTGGGAGAAAACCTGCGGCTGGCTCGTATCCGGCGTAGGTACACGTTGGAAGAGGTTGCTCAAAAGATCGGCACCGGGGTCCGCGCCGTGATGGACGCCGAGAAAGGCAAGCCTTCGACAGGAGTCGCGGTCTACGCGGCGCTCTTGTGGGCTTACGATCTGCTTCAGCCTTTGGAGGACCTCGCAAACCCGGCGACGGATGAAGTAGGGATGGCCCACGAATCCGCAAAAGCGAAAACCCGGGTTCGAAAGAGCGGCGCTTTAGACAATGACTTCTAG
- a CDS encoding VOC family protein — MAKISHMVLPVSDISRSKDWYVKKLGFTLERERDGVAGIKDQSGLTIFLQKATGALTGPKITLTIQVDNVDYKYVELASTGVKFVSAPKLHFWGYGAEVLDPDGYKNDLWDEVTMRKATSEMRGK, encoded by the coding sequence ATGGCCAAAATCAGCCACATGGTTCTGCCCGTCTCCGACATAAGCCGATCGAAGGACTGGTACGTCAAGAAACTGGGTTTCACACTCGAACGCGAACGCGACGGAGTGGCCGGGATCAAAGATCAATCCGGCCTGACGATCTTTCTCCAGAAAGCAACAGGCGCGTTAACCGGACCGAAGATCACGCTTACCATTCAAGTCGACAACGTCGACTACAAATATGTGGAACTTGCGAGCACCGGCGTAAAATTTGTCAGCGCGCCGAAGCTCCACTTCTGGGGATACGGCGCCGAGGTTCTGGATCCGGACGGATATAAGAACGATCTGTGGGACGAAGTGACGATGCGCAAGGCCACGAGCGAAATGAGGGGAAAGTGA
- a CDS encoding HipA domain-containing protein encodes MTSRERPSECFVYITLPGQVNATTAGKFVLTKTSRGDALGHFVYGRSYLANPEAVEVDPIELKLSSQTYETAQLSGVFGALRDAGPDNWGRRVIEKHAGKPQLGELDYLLESADDRAGALGFGLNVTPPAARRKFNQTLDLEKLQALADALIKDEIPDDPDVPQVQELLLLGTSMGGARPKAVVEDADGLWLAKFNRSDDRWNNTRVEYAMLRLARECGIATADTRIETVAGRDVLLIKRFDREPAGRAYKRARMVSALTILRTDESATMRQRWSYVILAEELRRIVAEPKKDAHELFRRVCFNALISNIDDHPRNHAAIAGDRRWRLSPAFDLTPSPVVSKEERFLAMDCGDQGRYANAGNILSQHARFLLDKDEAQKTIGSMREQVSKTWYSTVRAAGVSEKDSETIKGAFVYPGFSL; translated from the coding sequence ATGACTTCTAGAGAGCGGCCGTCGGAGTGCTTCGTCTACATCACGCTTCCAGGCCAGGTGAATGCCACAACCGCAGGGAAGTTCGTGCTGACGAAAACGTCTCGTGGCGATGCCCTCGGGCATTTTGTTTACGGCCGCTCATACCTTGCGAATCCCGAAGCCGTTGAAGTCGATCCGATCGAACTGAAGCTTTCGAGTCAAACCTATGAAACGGCGCAACTGAGCGGTGTTTTCGGTGCCCTGCGCGATGCGGGACCCGATAATTGGGGGCGCCGCGTCATCGAGAAGCATGCCGGAAAACCGCAACTTGGCGAGCTCGATTATCTACTCGAGTCTGCCGACGACCGCGCCGGCGCGCTGGGATTCGGCCTGAATGTGACGCCACCGGCGGCGCGGCGAAAATTCAACCAGACGCTGGATCTCGAAAAACTACAGGCTCTGGCCGACGCATTAATAAAGGATGAGATCCCGGACGATCCCGACGTTCCGCAGGTGCAGGAACTCCTGCTCCTTGGCACGTCCATGGGCGGTGCGCGTCCAAAGGCGGTTGTCGAGGACGCCGATGGTTTGTGGCTCGCCAAATTCAATCGATCCGACGACCGTTGGAACAACACCCGTGTCGAATACGCCATGCTGCGGCTCGCGCGCGAATGCGGTATTGCGACCGCTGACACCCGCATCGAAACTGTTGCCGGCCGCGATGTTCTGCTCATCAAGCGATTCGACCGCGAGCCGGCCGGCCGGGCCTATAAGCGGGCGCGCATGGTGAGCGCACTAACGATCTTGCGCACCGATGAATCCGCGACGATGCGGCAACGCTGGTCCTACGTGATCCTGGCGGAAGAATTGCGGCGCATTGTCGCGGAGCCGAAGAAAGATGCGCACGAACTGTTTCGCCGCGTCTGCTTCAACGCACTTATTTCCAACATCGACGATCATCCGCGCAACCATGCGGCGATTGCCGGAGACAGACGATGGCGGCTGTCGCCGGCTTTCGACTTGACGCCCTCGCCGGTCGTTTCAAAAGAAGAACGATTCCTTGCGATGGACTGCGGCGACCAGGGCCGATATGCCAATGCCGGAAACATCCTTTCCCAGCATGCCCGGTTTCTGCTCGACAAAGACGAAGCGCAAAAGACCATCGGCAGTATGCGCGAGCAGGTTTCAAAAACCTGGTACAGCACCGTTCGCGCCGCCGGCGTCTCCGAAAAAGACTCGGAAACGATCAAGGGTGCATTTGTCTATCCGGGCTTCTCGCTTTAA
- a CDS encoding class I SAM-dependent methyltransferase has protein sequence MNNSDDDIPPGVDFLCEAATKQWAEEAEAKLPSRINLFAAFADAITEYKPAIRQVLEIGSGPGFLAEYILSRCGGTERYTLLDFSPTMLELSRKRLQLFGDRVSYLQVDFKQAAWADKVGGCNDCILTMQAVHELRHKRHALKFYEECSRLLRKDGLLLVCDHLPKTDSGRDRALFMTEEEQLDAIQKAGFSRVETLLRTSERLACRAFGPLGNGRSS, from the coding sequence ATGAACAATTCCGACGATGACATTCCTCCCGGAGTAGATTTCCTGTGCGAAGCTGCAACGAAACAATGGGCAGAAGAAGCGGAGGCAAAGCTTCCGTCGCGAATCAATTTATTCGCCGCTTTCGCTGACGCGATTACGGAATATAAACCCGCGATCCGTCAGGTCCTGGAAATCGGCAGCGGGCCGGGATTCTTAGCGGAATACATTTTGTCGCGCTGCGGCGGAACCGAGCGGTATACGCTGCTGGACTTCTCGCCGACGATGCTTGAACTCAGCCGCAAACGGCTTCAGCTGTTTGGTGACCGTGTCTCTTACCTACAAGTAGACTTTAAGCAGGCTGCCTGGGCGGACAAGGTTGGTGGTTGTAATGATTGCATTCTCACCATGCAAGCCGTTCATGAGCTGCGTCACAAACGGCATGCCCTGAAGTTTTATGAGGAGTGCAGTCGTCTGCTCCGGAAAGACGGGCTTCTGTTAGTCTGCGACCATCTTCCTAAAACGGATTCCGGACGGGATCGGGCCTTGTTCATGACTGAGGAGGAACAGCTGGACGCAATTCAAAAAGCGGGATTCAGTCGTGTTGAGACGCTACTTCGCACTTCCGAAAGACTTGCATGCCGGGCCTTCGGCCCTCTGGGCAATGGCCGGTCTTCTTAG
- a CDS encoding AbrB/MazE/SpoVT family DNA-binding domain-containing protein yields MKRNSVHAKQRTPANIELKVVPIGNSRGVRLPKAVLDRYGIRDALVLEPREEGLLLRGKKDKRMTWEETFRDMARAKEDWSDFDTIAADGLDPEEKR; encoded by the coding sequence ATGAAACGCAACTCAGTCCATGCAAAACAGAGAACCCCAGCGAACATTGAACTCAAGGTGGTTCCCATCGGCAACTCCCGCGGTGTGCGGCTGCCGAAGGCCGTGCTCGATCGCTACGGAATCCGGGATGCACTCGTTCTCGAGCCGCGCGAGGAAGGTCTCCTGCTGCGAGGCAAGAAGGACAAACGAATGACCTGGGAAGAGACATTTCGAGACATGGCCCGCGCGAAGGAGGACTGGAGCGATTTTGACACGATAGCTGCGGACGGTCTCGATCCTGAGGAGAAGAGGTGA
- the selB gene encoding selenocysteine-specific translation elongation factor translates to MPNVIVGTAGHIDHGKTALVKALTGIDADRLKEEKQRGITIDIGFAHLALDSKTTVGFIDVPGHERFIKNMLAGVGGLDLVMLVIAADESVMPQTREHLDICSLLHIPKGFTVLTKIDKVDSELAGLVEAEVRDFLKGSFLEHSPIVRVSSLTGEGIPELIRTLRDSIKTTAQKNHGELFRLPIDRCFTMKGFGTVVTGTLIAGRVHKDEEVEILPMQRVTRVRGIQVHSHAASEAVAGQRTALNLQGIEVADVRRGMVLAAPHLFTATSMFDCHIELLPSAPGPIEARKRIRFHTGTAELMAHLILLGQDRLEPGHSAFAQIRLEEPSFALPGDRFIMRQYSPMLTIGGGEILDALPEKRRRSDPRVIDRLKIFKDAGPDEALRTVIEEAGLQGIELSRLAARRGMAPAGVKERLIAMGKTGRVRVLADNPMVVVSAAAFKAAADAAAALIRRFHEANPLVQGIGREELRTRMFGDASNLVYQALLDKLTAERKLAMTLDVIHEFGRKVTLKADEELMRGRLLQQFQSQGLQAASSDEVIDTLKLDRTTARKIVQLMLKENVLVKISEDMVVERTTLEKLIVEVKARKTRSPKLGVAEFKDLTGVTRKYAIPLLEYLDRQRVTRRVGDERMIL, encoded by the coding sequence ATGCCGAACGTTATCGTAGGAACGGCCGGGCACATCGACCACGGTAAGACGGCGCTCGTCAAGGCGCTCACGGGCATCGACGCCGACAGACTGAAGGAAGAGAAACAACGCGGCATTACGATCGACATCGGATTTGCTCATCTCGCGTTGGATTCCAAGACGACTGTGGGGTTCATCGACGTCCCCGGCCACGAGCGCTTCATCAAAAACATGCTTGCCGGCGTCGGCGGCCTCGACCTGGTGATGCTCGTAATCGCGGCCGACGAATCCGTGATGCCTCAGACGCGCGAGCATCTGGATATCTGTTCGCTGCTGCATATCCCCAAGGGATTCACGGTTCTCACCAAAATCGACAAAGTCGATTCCGAACTTGCGGGCCTCGTGGAAGCCGAAGTCCGCGACTTCCTGAAAGGTTCGTTTCTCGAGCATTCCCCGATCGTGCGCGTCAGCTCGCTCACCGGAGAAGGCATTCCGGAATTGATCCGGACTCTCAGAGACTCCATCAAGACCACGGCGCAGAAAAACCACGGGGAATTGTTCCGGCTGCCGATCGACCGCTGTTTCACAATGAAGGGTTTTGGAACGGTGGTCACGGGGACGCTTATTGCGGGCCGGGTTCACAAAGACGAAGAGGTGGAGATCTTACCGATGCAGCGGGTCACGCGTGTCCGCGGCATTCAGGTGCACAGCCACGCGGCTTCCGAAGCCGTTGCCGGGCAGCGGACGGCGCTGAACCTTCAGGGGATCGAAGTTGCCGATGTCCGGCGCGGGATGGTTCTCGCGGCGCCGCATCTGTTCACCGCCACATCGATGTTCGACTGCCACATCGAGCTTCTGCCTTCGGCGCCGGGCCCGATCGAAGCGCGCAAACGTATCCGCTTTCATACCGGAACTGCCGAGTTAATGGCGCATCTTATCCTGCTCGGCCAGGACCGCCTCGAACCTGGACACTCCGCATTCGCTCAAATCCGTCTCGAAGAGCCGTCATTCGCGCTGCCCGGAGACCGCTTCATCATGCGCCAGTACTCGCCCATGCTCACAATCGGCGGCGGTGAAATTCTCGACGCGCTGCCGGAAAAGCGCCGGCGGTCGGATCCGCGCGTGATCGACAGGTTGAAAATATTCAAAGACGCGGGGCCGGATGAAGCATTACGCACCGTCATCGAGGAAGCGGGCCTCCAGGGAATCGAGCTTTCAAGGCTTGCGGCCCGGCGCGGCATGGCGCCGGCCGGCGTCAAAGAACGGCTCATTGCGATGGGAAAGACCGGAAGAGTGCGGGTTCTTGCGGACAATCCGATGGTCGTAGTCTCAGCAGCCGCATTCAAAGCTGCCGCCGATGCCGCGGCGGCGTTGATCAGGCGATTCCATGAGGCCAACCCGCTCGTTCAGGGAATCGGACGCGAGGAGCTCCGGACCCGGATGTTCGGAGACGCTTCCAATCTCGTCTATCAAGCGCTCCTCGACAAACTCACGGCGGAAAGGAAGCTCGCCATGACGCTCGATGTGATCCACGAATTCGGGCGCAAAGTCACCTTGAAAGCGGACGAAGAATTGATGCGCGGACGGCTCCTCCAGCAATTTCAGTCTCAGGGTCTGCAGGCGGCATCGAGCGATGAGGTGATTGACACTCTGAAACTCGACCGGACAACCGCCAGAAAAATCGTTCAACTGATGCTGAAGGAAAATGTCCTGGTTAAAATCAGCGAGGATATGGTGGTCGAGCGGACCACACTCGAAAAGCTCATCGTTGAGGTCAAGGCACGGAAGACCCGAAGTCCGAAACTCGGCGTTGCGGAGTTCAAGGACTTGACGGGAGTCACCAGGAAGTACGCGATCCCGCTGCTCGAATATCTGGACCGGCAGCGGGTTACGAGGAGAGTCGGAGACGAGCGGATGATCCTGTGA
- a CDS encoding Uma2 family endonuclease, whose protein sequence is MSIQDHPTTEILVTGDQLLTMGDVGPCELVEGRVVRMSPTGAEHGGCELNFGELIQRFVRQHKLGKVMVGEVGIYIRRSPDTVRAADVLFISHERLAQRKNLRGYLDVAPELIVEIMSPDDRWVDIDEKLRDYFSIGVRLVWVANPIRKVVYAYRSLTDVREFTLADSLPGDAILSGFSISVAQVFEE, encoded by the coding sequence ATGTCCATCCAGGATCATCCAACCACAGAAATCCTGGTAACCGGCGACCAGTTACTGACGATGGGCGATGTCGGCCCTTGCGAGCTGGTCGAAGGAAGGGTTGTGCGCATGAGCCCCACTGGCGCTGAACACGGCGGTTGCGAACTGAATTTCGGTGAGCTTATCCAAAGGTTCGTCAGACAGCATAAACTGGGCAAGGTCATGGTCGGCGAGGTTGGAATCTACATACGCCGCAGTCCAGACACTGTTCGCGCGGCTGACGTCCTTTTCATCTCGCACGAGCGGTTGGCCCAACGGAAGAATTTGCGCGGCTATCTCGATGTCGCTCCGGAGTTGATCGTTGAAATCATGTCGCCCGACGACCGCTGGGTCGATATCGACGAAAAGCTTCGAGACTACTTTTCAATCGGCGTTCGTTTGGTCTGGGTTGCCAATCCTATTCGAAAGGTCGTCTACGCTTATCGTTCATTAACGGACGTCCGTGAATTCACGCTGGCAGACTCCCTTCCCGGCGATGCGATCCTGTCCGGTTTCAGCATCTCCGTCGCCCAAGTGTTCGAGGAGTAA
- the tatA gene encoding twin-arginine translocase TatA/TatE family subunit codes for MLGLGVPELLIIGILALFMFGGKKLPEMGKGIGEGIRNFKKSLSGDE; via the coding sequence ATGTTAGGGCTAGGTGTACCGGAACTTTTGATTATCGGAATTCTCGCTCTTTTCATGTTTGGCGGAAAAAAGCTGCCTGAGATGGGCAAGGGAATCGGCGAAGGCATCCGCAATTTCAAGAAGTCTCTTAGCGGCGACGAATAA